Part of the Sporomusa termitida genome, GGGGATGTAAATCCCGGGGCGGAGATCATTGCCGGTGGCAGTATTACGGTTACCGGAACCTGCCGGGGGGTGGCTCATGCCGGCGCCAACGGTGATCAACTGGCGACAATTACTGCTGACAAACTGATTGCAGGCCAGCTAAGGATCGCGGGCATGATTGCCAGAGCTCCCGATAATGAGGACAACCCCACCTGCAGGGAGACTGCGCGCATAGTTAGAGGTATCGTTGTTATTGAACCGGCCGATAAGGTGAATTTAGCGTCAAAGGAAGTGTAAACTGTCTTTGATAAGTTTAGGGAGGTACATAGATGGGGGAAGTAATTGTTATTACATCAGGCAAGGGTGGCGTAGGCAAAACAACGACAACAGCCAATCTTGGCACTGGTTTTGCCCTGCAGGCCAAAAAGGTGGTCCTGGTAGATGCCGATATTGGTCTGCGTAACCTTGATGTAGTCATGGGGCTTGAGAACAGAATTGTGTATGATTTAGTGGATGTAACAGACGGCAACTGCCGTTTAAAGCAGGCACTGATCAGGGACAAGCGGTATGAAACGCTCTATCTGCTGCCGGCGGCTCAGACCAGGGACAAAAATGCCGTAACGCCCGATCAAATGCAGCAGCTTTGCAAGGAACTGGCCCAGGAATTCGATTATGTTATCATCGATTGCCCGGCCGGTATAGAGCAGGGCTTTAAAAATGCCATTGCCGGCGCTGACCGGGCTATTATCGTTACCACACCGGAAGTATCTGCCGTCCGGGATGCAGACCGAA contains:
- the minD gene encoding septum site-determining protein MinD is translated as MGEVIVITSGKGGVGKTTTTANLGTGFALQAKKVVLVDADIGLRNLDVVMGLENRIVYDLVDVTDGNCRLKQALIRDKRYETLYLLPAAQTRDKNAVTPDQMQQLCKELAQEFDYVIIDCPAGIEQGFKNAIAGADRAIIVTTPEVSAVRDADRIIGLLESAGKHNPKLIVNRIRPLMVKKGDMMDIDDIIEILAVDLLGVIPEDEYIVISTNRGEPAIANTTALAGIAYRNIIRRLMGENVPLMSFEVNDSLWGKFRKVLGF